A section of the Jannaschia sp. S6380 genome encodes:
- a CDS encoding TIGR00282 family metallophosphoesterase, translating into MRILFLGDVMGRTGRRAVAERLPALRVDWRLDAVVINGENASSGRGLNAAQAAGLFEAGADVVTLGDHAFDQKDMMQAVEADHRILRPINYAKAAPGRGWRVFDIAGRKLLIAQVLGQVFMSRTYDDPFSAIEPVLKAHPLGRAVQATLVDMHCEATSEKMAMGHWCDGRASIVVGTHTHVPTADACILPRGTAYQSDAGMCGDYDSVIGMDKTEPLRRFVTGMTRERFAPAGGEATLCGLFVETDDATGLAREVVQVRQGGRLAQAGPGA; encoded by the coding sequence ATGCGGATTCTTTTTCTTGGTGATGTGATGGGGCGGACAGGGCGCCGGGCGGTCGCCGAGCGGCTGCCGGCCCTGCGCGTGGACTGGCGCCTGGATGCCGTCGTCATCAATGGCGAGAACGCCTCGTCGGGGCGCGGCCTGAACGCCGCCCAGGCCGCGGGTCTGTTCGAGGCGGGCGCCGACGTTGTGACGCTGGGCGATCACGCCTTCGACCAGAAGGACATGATGCAGGCGGTCGAGGCGGACCACCGCATCCTGCGCCCAATCAACTATGCGAAGGCCGCGCCGGGGCGGGGATGGCGCGTCTTCGACATTGCGGGGCGAAAGCTGCTGATCGCGCAGGTTCTGGGCCAGGTCTTCATGTCGCGGACCTATGACGACCCTTTCAGCGCGATCGAACCCGTCCTCAAGGCGCATCCCCTGGGCCGCGCCGTGCAGGCGACGCTGGTGGACATGCATTGCGAGGCCACGTCCGAGAAGATGGCGATGGGACATTGGTGCGATGGGCGCGCCAGCATCGTCGTCGGCACGCACACCCATGTGCCCACGGCCGATGCCTGCATCCTGCCGCGCGGGACGGCATATCAATCGGATGCGGGAATGTGCGGCGACTACGACAGCGTCATCGGGATGGACAAGACCGAGCCGCTGCGCCGCTTTGTCACCGGCATGACGCGCGAGCGGTTCGCCCCGGCGGGCGGCGAGGCGACGCTTTGCGGCCTGTTCGTCGAGACGGACGATGCGACGGGCCTCGCGCGCGAGGTCGTGCAGGTCCGGCAGGGCGGGCGCCTGGCGCAGGCGGGGCCCGGCGCGTGA